In Cyanobacteriota bacterium, a single window of DNA contains:
- a CDS encoding thylakoid membrane photosystem I accumulation factor, whose amino-acid sequence MTLTLALIVSWWLSLGAPTALAGLQDDRFDGNIFALYAGNGSLVPPRVTLADALQRHTPTLLVLYVEDSSDCKQYSPVISQLQAFYGRALEFIPINADSIPPKASYDPTEPGYYYNGLVPKTVIFDRTGAIVLNEPGQLPFEKIDDILRQVFDLLPRSESVELRRRQVNEVNVELTTSSSTSSN is encoded by the coding sequence CTGACCCTAACCCTAGCATTAATTGTCTCATGGTGGTTGAGCCTGGGTGCGCCGACCGCCCTAGCAGGGTTACAGGACGATCGCTTCGATGGCAATATCTTTGCCCTGTATGCTGGGAATGGCTCCCTTGTACCACCAAGAGTCACCTTAGCCGATGCTCTCCAGCGCCATACACCCACATTGCTTGTACTTTATGTTGAAGATAGCAGCGACTGTAAACAATATTCGCCAGTCATTTCTCAACTGCAAGCATTCTATGGACGTGCTCTAGAATTTATTCCCATCAATGCTGACTCAATTCCACCCAAAGCTAGCTACGACCCTACAGAGCCAGGATACTACTACAACGGCCTAGTACCTAAAACGGTTATCTTTGATCGCACAGGCGCGATCGTCCTCAACGAACCAGGACAGCTACCGTTTGAAAAAATTGATGATATTCTGCGCCAAGTATTCGACTTACTGCCAAGGTCTGAGTCTGTGGAACTGCGCCGCCGACAGGTCAACGAAGTGAACGTTGAACTAACAACATCTAGCAGCACCTCGTCGAACTAG